The following coding sequences lie in one Peromyscus maniculatus bairdii isolate BWxNUB_F1_BW_parent chromosome 3, HU_Pman_BW_mat_3.1, whole genome shotgun sequence genomic window:
- the Emx1 gene encoding homeobox protein EMX1: MCLAPCTPRRAAAPGNRALPRAPLPRSASAAAIMFQPAAKRGFTIESLVAKDGGGTGGSPGSGGAGSHPLAVAASEEPLRPTALNYPHPSAAEAAFVSGFPAAAAAGAGRSLYGGPELVFPEAMNHPALTVHPAHQLGASSLQPPHSFFGAQHRDPLHFYPWVLRNRFFGHRFQASDVPQDGLLLHGPFARKPKRIRTAFSPSQLLRLERAFEKNHYVVGAERKQLAGSLSLSETQVKVWFQNRRTKYKRQKLEEEGPESEQKKKGSHHINRWRIATKQANGEDIDVTSND; this comes from the exons ATGTGCTTGGCTCCGTGCACACCCCGCAGGGCGGCAGCTCCAGGGAACCGAGCGCTTCCCAGAGCCCCGCTACCTCGCTCGGCTTCGGCGGCCGCGATCATGTTCCAGCCTGCGGCCAAGCGGGGTTTCACCATAGAATCCTTGGTGGCCAAGGATGGTGGTGGCACGGGCGGGAGCCCTGGCAGTGGGGGCGCGGGCTCCCATCCGCTGGCAGTGGCAGCCTCAGAGGAACCCCTCAGGCCCACGGCACTCAACTACCCTCACCCCAGTGCGGCCGAGGCGGCTTTTGTGAGTGGCTTTCcggccgctgccgccgcgggcGCCGGTCGCTCGCTCTACGGAGGGCCCGAGCTTGTGTTCCCCGAGGCCATGAACCACCCGGCGCTGACAGTGCACCCGGCGCACCAGCTGGGCGCCTCCTCGCTGCAACCCCCTCACTCTTTCTTCGGCGCCCAGCATCGGGACCCTCTCCACTTCTACCCCTGGGTGCTTCGGAATCGCTTCTTCGGCCACCGCTTCCAGG CGAGCGACGTTCCCCAGGACGGGCTGCTTTTGCACGGGCCCTTCGCACGCAAGCCCAAGCGGATCCGCACGGCCTTCTCACCCTCGCAGCTGCTGCGGCTGGAGCGAGCCTTCGAAAAGAATCACTACGTGGTGGGCGCCGAGCGGAAGCAGCTGGCTGGCAGCCTCAGCCTCTCCGAGACGCAG GTGAAGGTGTGGTTCCAGAATCGGAGGACAAAATACAAACggcagaagctggaggaggaagggcctGAGTCCGAACAGAAGAAGAAGGGTTCTCACCATATCAACCGGTGGCGTATCGCCACGAAGCAGGCCAACGGGGAGGACATTGATGTCACCTCTAATGACTAG